The following proteins are encoded in a genomic region of Stutzerimonas balearica DSM 6083:
- a CDS encoding putative molybdenum carrier protein: protein MSIQRILSGGQTGVDRAALDFAIARQIPHGGWCPAGRRAADGVLDARYQLMETESSGYRQRTKRNVLDADATLIIYRDRIEGGSLLTRDLATGHGKPLLLCDLHDPAEELLAAWQDWLLSHPVAILNIAGPSEARNPGIYLQASALLELFWSKEHEPI from the coding sequence GTGAGCATTCAGCGCATCCTCTCCGGCGGCCAGACCGGCGTAGACCGGGCGGCGCTGGATTTCGCCATTGCCCGGCAGATTCCGCACGGCGGCTGGTGCCCGGCAGGCCGACGGGCCGCTGATGGCGTACTGGATGCTCGCTACCAGTTGATGGAGACCGAATCCAGCGGTTATCGCCAGCGCACCAAACGCAATGTGCTGGACGCTGATGCCACACTGATCATTTACCGGGACAGGATCGAAGGTGGCAGCCTGCTCACTCGCGATCTGGCGACGGGACACGGCAAGCCGCTACTGCTGTGCGATTTGCATGACCCTGCAGAAGAGCTGTTGGCGGCATGGCAAGACTGGTTGCTTAGCCATCCCGTCGCTATTCTCAACATTGCTGGCCCGAGTGAAGCACGCAACCCCGGTATCTACCTGCAGGCGAGCGCACTACTGGAGCTTTTTTGGAGCAAGGAACATGAGCCGATCTGA
- a CDS encoding helix-turn-helix domain-containing protein — protein sequence MSTEPWVTAEHVAQHLGVAKDTVYRWRERKGLPAHRVGRLWKFQLSEVDEWVRAGGADEESGDGSEQK from the coding sequence ATGAGCACAGAACCGTGGGTTACCGCCGAGCACGTCGCCCAGCACTTGGGCGTGGCCAAGGACACCGTGTACCGCTGGCGCGAGCGCAAGGGTCTGCCCGCGCACCGCGTAGGGCGGCTGTGGAAGTTCCAGCTCTCGGAAGTGGATGAGTGGGTACGAGCGGGAGGTGCCGATGAAGAATCGGGCGATGGGAGCGAACAAAAATGA
- a CDS encoding AAA family ATPase — protein MRKPKQARPLRLREYEAAIAALKAQHLWLVRQIVEPAPGHLAVVAHLFAQVEYLLPPAVLARKGSLSVSCNRDRLAIHYQPPRRHSERAAAVLDLIAQTKHLSLQKCPVCGVQVVGDGIRPQRCPQHDGIQGLFAEEVRRSRQLIVEQGVQQVVHDLGKVTTEDVRAAIAVEDEPVPSEAKPEQVQEQPTETAKSMPLPSIVFLDEAGLEAFVDRHRPKGDDKFKRAQAMAERIKRAGHGSRQLGLLPSDWKTLLDEFALAFPNFHELAELMRDHFALSSLGDGRVSWPAVLLVGPAGIGKTEAARWLADQLVLPFRVFDMASTQSSSPLAGSESFWSNSEPGQLFELLAYQPLANPVVVLDELDKASNGRPQYDPLAALYTLLEPRSARNFIDLSIRDFSIDASHVNWMATANELEAIPGPLRSRLTVLHIQPPKPEQVRSIAQSIYNRLRDESSWGNAFAERLDDDVLSRLQALPPRSVRLVLQRALGSAARDDRGVVQVQDIRPLVEISRRGVGFVSEGWN, from the coding sequence ATGCGTAAGCCAAAGCAAGCCCGTCCGTTGCGCCTGCGGGAATACGAAGCAGCCATTGCTGCACTCAAGGCGCAGCATCTCTGGCTTGTCCGGCAGATCGTCGAACCTGCGCCAGGGCATCTGGCCGTGGTGGCACATCTGTTTGCCCAAGTGGAATACCTGCTGCCACCCGCAGTGCTCGCACGCAAGGGCTCACTGTCGGTGAGCTGCAACCGGGATCGCCTGGCCATTCATTACCAGCCGCCGCGACGCCACAGCGAACGTGCAGCGGCCGTGCTCGATTTGATTGCCCAGACCAAGCACCTTTCGCTGCAAAAATGCCCCGTTTGCGGTGTACAGGTTGTCGGGGACGGCATCCGTCCGCAACGCTGCCCGCAACATGACGGCATCCAAGGATTGTTTGCCGAAGAAGTGCGCCGCAGCCGCCAGCTCATCGTCGAACAGGGGGTACAGCAGGTGGTGCACGATCTGGGCAAGGTGACGACCGAAGATGTACGCGCCGCCATAGCGGTTGAAGATGAGCCCGTCCCAAGTGAGGCCAAACCGGAGCAGGTTCAGGAGCAGCCGACAGAAACCGCTAAATCAATGCCCTTGCCGAGCATCGTCTTTCTCGATGAAGCTGGGCTGGAGGCGTTCGTGGATCGCCACCGACCGAAAGGCGACGACAAGTTCAAGCGCGCGCAGGCGATGGCGGAGCGGATAAAGCGAGCGGGACATGGTAGCCGCCAGCTGGGCCTGCTGCCCTCGGACTGGAAAACCCTTCTGGATGAGTTCGCGCTGGCTTTTCCAAACTTCCATGAACTGGCCGAGCTGATGCGTGATCACTTCGCCTTGTCCAGTCTCGGCGATGGCCGGGTGTCCTGGCCTGCCGTGTTGCTGGTCGGCCCGGCGGGCATTGGTAAAACCGAGGCGGCACGCTGGCTGGCCGATCAGCTCGTGCTGCCGTTTCGGGTCTTCGATATGGCGAGCACGCAATCGAGTTCGCCGCTCGCAGGTTCCGAATCGTTCTGGAGCAATTCCGAGCCAGGCCAGCTTTTCGAGCTGCTGGCCTACCAGCCGCTGGCTAACCCGGTGGTGGTGCTCGATGAGCTGGATAAGGCCAGCAACGGGCGACCGCAATACGATCCGCTGGCGGCGCTCTATACCTTGCTGGAACCGCGCAGTGCGCGGAATTTCATCGACCTGTCGATCCGTGATTTCTCCATCGACGCCAGTCATGTCAATTGGATGGCGACCGCGAATGAGCTGGAAGCGATTCCAGGGCCGCTGCGCTCACGGCTGACAGTGCTGCACATTCAACCGCCCAAGCCGGAGCAGGTCAGAAGCATTGCGCAGTCGATCTACAACCGGCTCCGCGACGAGTCGAGCTGGGGCAACGCCTTTGCCGAGAGGCTGGATGATGATGTCCTGTCCCGTCTGCAAGCCTTGCCGCCGCGCAGTGTGCGTCTGGTTCTGCAGCGGGCCTTGGGCTCGGCAGCTCGTGATGACCGAGGAGTCGTCCAGGTGCAAGACATCAGGCCGCTGGTGGAGATCAGCCGCCGTGGCGTTGGCTTTGTCAGCGAGGGATGGAATTGA